The bacterium genome contains a region encoding:
- the ftsE gene encoding cell division ATP-binding protein FtsE: MIEFRYLTKIYNHGIRALNNITFKIERGEFVFLVGHSGAGKTTLLRMLYVDERPSSGFVFVANKDVGNMPERNIPYLRRRIGIVFQDFKLLYSKSVFDNVAFALRVTGINESEVYKRTIKALNIVELTQKKSCLPHELSGGEQQRVAIARAIINDPTILLADEPTGNLDAQLTDGIINLFLNANQQGTTVIIATHNLDLATRYGGRIIHLANGEIVENGVLV, encoded by the coding sequence ATGATTGAATTTCGTTATCTAACTAAAATTTATAATCACGGCATTCGGGCATTGAATAATATTACTTTTAAAATTGAGCGAGGGGAATTTGTCTTTTTGGTTGGACACTCTGGAGCAGGCAAAACTACCCTTTTACGAATGCTTTATGTCGATGAACGACCAAGCTCTGGATTTGTCTTCGTCGCCAATAAAGATGTTGGTAATATGCCTGAGCGAAATATACCTTATTTACGAAGACGAATTGGCATTGTATTTCAAGATTTTAAATTGTTATATTCAAAGTCAGTTTTTGACAATGTTGCTTTTGCCTTACGAGTAACCGGGATTAATGAATCTGAGGTTTATAAAAGAACGATTAAGGCATTAAATATCGTGGAATTGACTCAAAAAAAATCCTGTCTTCCACATGAATTATCCGGCGGAGAACAACAACGGGTTGCAATTGCCAGGGCAATAATAAATGACCCAACTATCCTCTTAGCTGATGAACCTACAGGAAATTTAGATGCACAATTGACTGATGGAATTATAAATCTATTTCTGAATGCTAATCAACAGGGAACAACCGTAATAATCGCCACGCATAACCTGGATTTAGCCACAAGATATGGCGGGAGAATAATTCATCTCGCCAATGGTGAGATAGTTGAAAATGGAGTTTTGGTATGA
- the ftsX gene encoding permease-like cell division protein FtsX, with protein sequence MIKYFVKEALLNFKRAGLMSYASIGIITITLFILSLFLLFTTNVKGIVDIFLVKRTSIIVYLKSGLSETEIIEFEKIIGEKEEVSQVIYISKEEALQKFRENLGEKKDILNNLPCNPLPNYLEVKLKGSKFIWDEVGKIAEELKKSELVTEVDYGQRVVNILAKITYGLRIIILGVGIILCIATLIIISNTIELGLFARGEEITIMRLVGATNWFIRFPALIEGTLQGIISGGMAIGLLWFIYKFIIFKLWISDAFFQLIPIKFLPVESILGILSASAVLGCLGSFLSLHYFLKSKK encoded by the coding sequence ATGATTAAATATTTTGTTAAAGAGGCCCTCTTGAATTTTAAACGAGCAGGTTTAATGAGTTATGCCAGTATTGGAATAATCACTATTACCCTATTCATCTTAAGCCTGTTTTTACTATTTACAACTAATGTGAAAGGAATAGTTGATATCTTTTTAGTCAAAAGGACATCAATTATCGTTTATCTAAAAAGTGGATTGTCTGAAACAGAAATTATTGAATTTGAGAAAATAATAGGAGAGAAAGAAGAGGTCAGTCAGGTAATTTATATTTCAAAAGAAGAGGCTCTCCAAAAATTTAGAGAGAATTTAGGAGAAAAGAAGGATATTTTGAATAACCTCCCCTGTAATCCATTACCAAATTATTTAGAGGTTAAGTTAAAGGGTAGCAAGTTTATCTGGGATGAAGTAGGTAAAATAGCTGAGGAACTCAAAAAATCTGAATTAGTCACTGAGGTAGATTATGGACAAAGAGTAGTAAATATCCTGGCTAAAATTACTTATGGATTAAGAATAATAATTCTCGGCGTAGGTATTATTTTATGTATAGCGACTTTAATAATTATCTCAAATACCATTGAATTAGGACTTTTTGCCCGAGGAGAGGAAATAACCATTATGAGATTAGTTGGGGCAACTAATTGGTTTATTCGTTTCCCGGCATTAATCGAAGGAACATTACAAGGAATAATAAGTGGAGGAATGGCTATTGGGTTATTATGGTTCATTTATAAATTTATTATATTCAAATTATGGATATCTGATGCCTTTTTTCAACTTATACCGATTAAATTTCTTCCTGTAGAATCCATATTAGGCATACTTTCAGCCAGTGCTGTTCTGGGATGTCTGGGAAGTTTTCTTTCTTTACATTATTTCTTAAAATCGAAAAAATAA